The proteins below are encoded in one region of Portunus trituberculatus isolate SZX2019 chromosome 17, ASM1759143v1, whole genome shotgun sequence:
- the LOC123505157 gene encoding serine-rich adhesin for platelets-like isoform X10, which yields MAAERLEWVEIIEPSTRNIMFANLTTGQCVWDPPPGAHVKKFDDNQWWELFDTNTSRFYYYNATSQKTVWHRPQNCDIIPLAKLQQIKQNTEVADDDDGRKVVKESIGTQTPAKLQQQQAQHSSPAPHHLRLKTNGSLPLSTTTTTTSSTSSTTTSIPPHKNGVLQAAVPSMASTPHHPKLSPSSSLSSSRSSLSGVPGPGSLQRCHSAFLGRRGPRGSLPGISSSSGAEEVLDCGVGGGAGRRGGRLRWSGRAVPHSRGGPGPGSLQKKEPSGLTDGLSLPHSLARRVTSSNTQTSSAPSPRPVRRPSAPTTSPSGGSGGGSGSRGGSGGSTPGHHHHHHHRHTGSCSHHHHHHHHHPEATNGEAGGRRMRRSSQSSQGSSLSYTRPYKQVPEAVSAPAIVLLQESGRSSDSSMSQSRTSLESSGYRLLESPRGSARDAKLALAGNSRVGERRSKEGDPASSPRSPDSMSSQSSPTHPQGAPGTPSSHRRPHPDRREPASRYKAAPQHDFALLQMAKQRSFDVSNYPKRSELNLDRPREIALSRSYSFMSRPRCHDEDGMHERFLVASSGGGSGSGGLRSVESTPQPRRRNKHDVAGSPDSSLGSHGYLSHRQRSDSSGLESLATPMMHRKQRSLESGKTRLRADLRPSSSAHTRLVASDSSPSPPSPKHEFSPFTFESPKGQDSGASTLTDKDTRSNYGRGSADSSPHSQVDSGLVSGTTGSRGSIDSNSRRTERPDKETKHSSTEATAKVSPSRPASEREGRRCSHRRHHHCSKHRTGNSAPAPGSGCGAPASTTTAPSGTTDSDRSDTLQSSSSSQHLVQASSGTNSHNHNSSSGSSSTAKQASPSSSSKQASPSTAGTGRQTSPSTTNTTSTTTTTTTTTTTAAAPGRQTSPQHHDLTHLYSNLEYVYEQPVYQYIMEQAKLTGYRFGDALFEDGDSLHSDDSAGRLDDSDEFADDEGMSNADSSSQEYLEDVNYLADDEMYSDFYMPFSWRNKTKLDEDDTVDGTKESQAPSAVHSGPGITAPSPQVAPRTSLPCTIPSAASHAPMPPNSLPLDTQHASLRRKQDASNHQPLYSPILEKGELSGGGGGTGSGGGQLGNRPLSISIPNMTDPTLTTNPVTGSLHRPSQGLTALSLMKKPPSESDFERYSGGGGGEGHNMEKYAQENLNIHTRGLLRKKVPVVDMISWTKDLIRKPMLATLDKSLKNQACDLFRLVQIYMSDRKPKPGMTLNSVGLDLVSTCFNTEDLRDELFVQICRQTTENHKRDSLRRGWELLAICLAFFPPSDKFNPYLAGYISRHCDPAFCSMFPDVSKWPIHIQVAHYAGVCMKRLERTTVNGKRQRLKKPTLEEIDLARLHIFRASMFGSTIEEVMALQRDRYPHRRLPWVQTTLSEEVLRLQGTNTEGIFRVPADFEEVHQLKQVVDQWEVGDCGEAHVCAALLKLWYRELYEPLIPDSLYQAAINAHEDPQQAVALVNNLPEINRLVLSYLIRFLQYFAQPEIVAATKMDASNLAMVMAPNCLRCTSDDPRIIYENTRKEMAFIRTLIQNLDTAFMEGVV from the exons GAAGAAATTTGATGACAACCAGTGGTGGGAGTTGTTTGATACCAACACGTCgcgtttctactactacaatgccACCTCACAGAAGACTGTCTGGCACCGACCCCAAAACTGTGACATCATTCCCCTGGCTAAGCTGCAG CAGATCAAGCAGAACACGGAGGTGGCTGATGATGACGACGGCAGGAAGGTGGTCAAAGAATCCATCGGAACTCAGACCCCTGCTAAACTG cagcagcagcaggcgcaGCATTCCTCCCCAGCCCCGCACCACCTTCGCCTCAAGACCAATggttccctccccctctccactaccaccaccaccacctcctccacctcctccaccaccacctccatccccCCCCATAAAAACGGTGTCCTCCAGGCTGCCGTACCCAGCATGGCGTCCACCCCACACCACCCCAAACTGTCCCCAAGTAGTTCCCTGAGTTCATCCCGGTCATCCCTGAGTGGAGTGCCCGGCCCCGGCTCCCTCCAACGGTGCCACAGTGCCTTCCTGGGGCGGCGGGGGCCACGGGGTTCCCTGCCAGGGataagcagcagcagtgggGCGGAAGAAGTGCTAGACTGTGGGGtgggaggcggggcggggcggcgtgGGGGCCGGCTGAGGTGGTCAGGGCGGGCTGTTCCGCACTCACGGGGTGGCCCTGGCCCGGGGTCATTGCAGAAGAAGGAACCATCCGGCCTGACGGatggcctctccctcccacactccctGGCCAGGAGGGTGACCAGCTCCAACACACAGACTTCCTCGGCACCCTCCCCGCGGCCCGTCAGGCGCCCCTCGGCTCCCACCACTTCTcccagcggcggcagcggcggcggcagtggaaGTAgaggtggcagcggcggcagcactccaggacatcaccaccaccaccatcaccgccacactGGATCGtgttcccatcaccaccatcaccaccaccaccaccctgaggCCACCAACGGGGAAGCGGGGGGACGCAGGATGCGCCGCAGCTCCCAGTCCTCGCAGGGGTCCTCACTGTCCTACACCCGCCCCTACAAGCAG GTCCCAGAGGCCGTCTCAGCACCAGCCATTGTCCTCCTGCAGGAGTCAGGTCGTTCCAGTGACAGTTCCATGTCACAGAGCCGCACTTCCCTGGAGAGCTCCGGCTACCGGCTGCTGGAGTCCCCACGGGGTAGTGCTAGGGATGCCAAGCTGGCCCTGGCAGGGAACAGCAGGGTGGGCGAGCGCCGCAGCAAGGAAGGAGACCCGGCTTCCTCCCCGCGCTCCCCCGATTCCATGTCTTCTCAGTCCTCCCCAACTCATCCCCAGGGGGCCCCTGGTACCCCCTCCTCCCACCGGCGACCTCACCCCGACAGAAGAGAGCCGGCCTCACGCTACAAGGCAGCACCGCAGCATGACTTTGCCCTGCTACAGATGGCCAAGCAGCGAAGCTTTGATGTCTCCAATTACCCCAAGCGGTCAGAGCTGAACCTGGACCGGCCGCGTGAAATAGCCCTCTCCCGTAGCTACAGCTTCATGTCTCGGCCGCGCTGCCATGACGAGGATGGCATGCACGAGCGCTTTCTGGTGgccagcagcggcggcggcagtgggtCCGGTGGCCTGCGTTCGGTGGAGTCCACGCCACAGCCGCGCCGCCGCAACAAGCACGATGTGGCCGGCAGCCCCGATTCATCCCTGGGCTCCCACGGCTACCTCAGCCACAGACAGCGCTCAGACAGTTCCGGCCTGGAGAGTCTGGCCACTCCCATGATGCACCGCAAGCAGCGCTCCCTGGAGTCTGGCAAGACCAGGCTGAGGGCAGACCTGCGGCCCAGCAGCAGCGCACACACCAGACTGGTCGCTTCAGATTCTAGTCCCAGTCCCCCGAGTCCCAAGCACGAGTTCTCCCCATTCACCTTTGAGTCTCCCAAGGGGCAGGACAGCGGGGCCTCCACGCTCACTGACAAAGACACTCGCTCCAACTACGGGCGGGGCTCAGCGGACAGCTCGCCACACTCCCAGGTGGACTCTGGCCTGGTGTCCGGCACCACCGGCAGCCGCGGCTCCATCGACAGCAACTCCCGGCGGACGGAGCGGCCGGATAAGGAGACCAAGCACTCCTCCACCGAGGCCACTGCCAAGGTCTCCCCAAGCCGGCCGGCCAGTGAGCGTGAGGGCCGCCGCTgcagccaccgccgccaccaccactgcagcaaGCACCGCACCGGCAACTCAGCCCCAGCCCCCGGCAGTGGCTGCGGTGCCccagccagcaccaccactgctccgtCAGGCACCACAGACAGCGACCGCAGCGACACCCTccagagcagcagcagctccCAGCACCTGGTGCAGGCCAGCAGCGGCACAAACAGCCACAACCACAACTCAAGctcaggcagcagcagcactgcCAAGCAGGCCTCccccagcagtagcagcaagcAGGCTAGCCCCAGCACTGCTGGCACAGGCCGGCAGACCagcccctccaccaccaacaccacctccaccaccaccaccaccaccaccaccaccaccactgctgccgctCCAGGCCGCCAGACCAGTCCACAGCACCACGACCTCACTCACCTCTACTCCAACCTGGAGTATGTGTATGAGCAGCCCGTCTACCAGTACATCATGGAGCAGGCCAAGCTCACAG GTTACCGGTTTGGTGATGCCCTGTTTGAGGATGGCGACTCCCTGCACAGTGATGACTCCGCCGGCCGCCTTGACGACAGCGACGAGTTTGCTGATGACGAGGGCATGTCCAACGCTGACTCCTCCTCACAG GAATACTTGGAGGATGTCAACTACCTGGCTGATGATGAGATGTATTCTGACTTCTACATGCCGTTCAGCTGGAGGAACAAGACCAAGCTGG ATGAAGATGACACAGtcgatggcaccaaagagagcCAGGCACCCTCGGCAGTCCACAGCGGGCCTGGCATTACGGCACCCTCCCCACAGGTGGCTCCCAGGACGTCTCTCCCTTGCACCATCCCCAGCGCTGCCTCCCACGCCCCCATGCCTCCCAACAGCCTCCCCCTGGACACCCAGCATGCCTCACTCAGAAGGAAACAGGACGCAAGCAACCACCAGCCTCTCTACTCACCCATCCTGGAGAagggcgag ctaagtggtggtggtggtggtactggtagtggtggaggacagCTGGGCAACcgtcctctctccatctccatcccGAATATGACTGACCCAACACTCACAACCAACCCTGTGACTGGCTCTCTCCACCGGCCCTCACAG GGGCTGACGGCTCTCTCCCTCATGAAGAAGCCTCCCTCAGAATCAGACTTTGAGCGGtacagcggcggtggcggtggcgaggGGCACAACATGGAGAAGTATGCACAAGAGAACCTCAACATCCACACCCGTGGCCTGTTGAGGAAGAAAGTGCCTGTTGTGGACATGATCTCATGGACAAAG GACCTGATAAGGAAACCCATGCTGGCCACCCTCGACAAGTCCCTAAAGAACCAGGCCTGCGACTTGTTCCGGCTGGTTCAGATCTACATGAGTGACCGCAAACCCAAACCAGGCATGACCCTCAACTCAGTAGGCCTGGATCTGGTGAGCACCTGCTTCAACACAGAGGACCTCAGAGACGAGCTCTTTGTGCAGATCTGCCGCCAAACCACTGAGAATCATAAGAG GGACAGTctgaggagaggatgggagctGCTGGCCATCTGCTTggcattcttccctccttcagacAAATTCAATCCTTACTTGGCTGGCTACATCTCCCGTCACTGCGACCCGGCCTTCTGCTCCATGTTTCCTGATGTTTCCAAGTGGCCCATTCACATCCAG GTTGCTCACTACGCTGGTGTGTGCATGAAGCGTCTGGAGCGAACCACAGTCAACGGCAAGCGGCAGCGGCTGAAGAAACCCACGCTGGAGGAGATTGACCTGGCTCGTCTCCACATCTTCCGAGCCTCCATGTTTGGCAGCACCATTGAGGAGGTCATGGCACTGCAGAGGGACAG GTACCCCCACCGGCGCTTGCCTTGGGTTCAGACTACACTGTCAGAGGAGGTCCTGAGGCTGCAGGGGACCAACACAGAGGGCATATTTAGGGTTCCTGCTGACTTTgaggaa GTACACCAGTTGAAGcaggtggtggaccagtggGAGGTTGGTGACTGTGGTGAAGCCCACGTGTGTGCTGCACTACTCAAGCTGTGGTACCGGGAGCTGTACGAACCCCTCATCCCCGACTCCCTGTACCAGGCTGCCATCAACGCCCATGAGGATCCCCAGCAGGCAGTGGCCCTCGTCAACAACCTTCCAGAGATCAACAGGCTTGTGCTCTCCTATCTCATCAG GTTCCTACAGTACTTTGCCCAGCCAGAGATTGTGGCAGCCACCAAGATGGACGCCAGCAACCTGGCCATGGTAATGGCACCCAACTGCTTGCGCTGCACCAGCGACGACCCTCGCATCATTTACGAGAACACCCGCAAAGAAATGGCCTTCATCCGAACCCTGATACAAAACTTGGACACAGCCTTCATGGAGGGAGTGGTCTGA
- the LOC123505157 gene encoding RNA polymerase II elongation factor Ell-like isoform X15: MSLLSLTAKMMAAVQCGGGSLGSRSRRKKFDDNQWWELFDTNTSRFYYYNATSQKTVWHRPQNCDIIPLAKLQQIKQNTEVADDDDGRKVVKESIGTQTPAKLAAVPSMASTPHHPKLSPSSSLSSSRSSLSGVPGPGSLQRCHSAFLGRRGPRGSLPGISSSSGAEEVLDCGVGGGAGRRGGRLRWSGRAVPHSRGGPGPGSLQKKEPSGLTDGLSLPHSLARRVTSSNTQTSSAPSPRPVRRPSAPTTSPSGGSGGGSGSRGGSGGSTPGHHHHHHHRHTGSCSHHHHHHHHHPEATNGEAGGRRMRRSSQSSQGSSLSYTRPYKQVPEAVSAPAIVLLQESGRSSDSSMSQSRTSLESSGYRLLESPRGSARDAKLALAGNSRVGERRSKEGDPASSPRSPDSMSSQSSPTHPQGAPGTPSSHRRPHPDRREPASRYKAAPQHDFALLQMAKQRSFDVSNYPKRSELNLDRPREIALSRSYSFMSRPRCHDEDGMHERFLVASSGGGSGSGGLRSVESTPQPRRRNKHDVAGSPDSSLGSHGYLSHRQRSDSSGLESLATPMMHRKQRSLESGKTRLRADLRPSSSAHTRLVASDSSPSPPSPKHEFSPFTFESPKGQDSGASTLTDKDTRSNYGRGSADSSPHSQVDSGLVSGTTGSRGSIDSNSRRTERPDKETKHSSTEATAKVSPSRPASEREGRRCSHRRHHHCSKHRTGNSAPAPGSGCGAPASTTTAPSGTTDSDRSDTLQSSSSSQHLVQASSGTNSHNHNSSSGSSSTAKQASPSSSSKQASPSTAGTGRQTSPSTTNTTSTTTTTTTTTTTAAAPGRQTSPQHHDLTHLYSNLEYVYEQPVYQYIMEQAKLTGYRFGDALFEDGDSLHSDDSAGRLDDSDEFADDEGMSNADSSSQEYLEDVNYLADDEMYSDFYMPFSWRNKTKLDEDDTVDGTKESQAPSAVHSGPGITAPSPQVAPRTSLPCTIPSAASHAPMPPNSLPLDTQHASLRRKQDASNHQPLYSPILEKGELSGGGGGTGSGGGQLGNRPLSISIPNMTDPTLTTNPVTGSLHRPSQGLTALSLMKKPPSESDFERYSGGGGGEGHNMEKYAQENLNIHTRGLLRKKVPVVDMISWTKDLIRKPMLATLDKSLKNQACDLFRLVQIYMSDRKPKPGMTLNSVGLDLVSTCFNTEDLRDELFVQICRQTTENHKRDSLRRGWELLAICLAFFPPSDKFNPYLAGYISRHCDPAFCSMFPDVSKWPIHIQVAHYAGVCMKRLERTTVNGKRQRLKKPTLEEIDLARLHIFRASMFGSTIEEVMALQRDRYPHRRLPWVQTTLSEEVLRLQGTNTEGIFRVPADFEEVHQLKQVVDQWEVGDCGEAHVCAALLKLWYRELYEPLIPDSLYQAAINAHEDPQQAVALVNNLPEINRLVLSYLIRFLQYFAQPEIVAATKMDASNLAMVMAPNCLRCTSDDPRIIYENTRKEMAFIRTLIQNLDTAFMEGVV; this comes from the exons atGTCTCTGCTGTCTCTCACCGCCAAGATGATGGCCGCCGTGCAGTGTGGCGGCGGCTCCCTCGGATCCCGTTCAAGAAG GAAGAAATTTGATGACAACCAGTGGTGGGAGTTGTTTGATACCAACACGTCgcgtttctactactacaatgccACCTCACAGAAGACTGTCTGGCACCGACCCCAAAACTGTGACATCATTCCCCTGGCTAAGCTGCAG CAGATCAAGCAGAACACGGAGGTGGCTGATGATGACGACGGCAGGAAGGTGGTCAAAGAATCCATCGGAACTCAGACCCCTGCTAAACTG GCTGCCGTACCCAGCATGGCGTCCACCCCACACCACCCCAAACTGTCCCCAAGTAGTTCCCTGAGTTCATCCCGGTCATCCCTGAGTGGAGTGCCCGGCCCCGGCTCCCTCCAACGGTGCCACAGTGCCTTCCTGGGGCGGCGGGGGCCACGGGGTTCCCTGCCAGGGataagcagcagcagtgggGCGGAAGAAGTGCTAGACTGTGGGGtgggaggcggggcggggcggcgtgGGGGCCGGCTGAGGTGGTCAGGGCGGGCTGTTCCGCACTCACGGGGTGGCCCTGGCCCGGGGTCATTGCAGAAGAAGGAACCATCCGGCCTGACGGatggcctctccctcccacactccctGGCCAGGAGGGTGACCAGCTCCAACACACAGACTTCCTCGGCACCCTCCCCGCGGCCCGTCAGGCGCCCCTCGGCTCCCACCACTTCTcccagcggcggcagcggcggcggcagtggaaGTAgaggtggcagcggcggcagcactccaggacatcaccaccaccaccatcaccgccacactGGATCGtgttcccatcaccaccatcaccaccaccaccaccctgaggCCACCAACGGGGAAGCGGGGGGACGCAGGATGCGCCGCAGCTCCCAGTCCTCGCAGGGGTCCTCACTGTCCTACACCCGCCCCTACAAGCAG GTCCCAGAGGCCGTCTCAGCACCAGCCATTGTCCTCCTGCAGGAGTCAGGTCGTTCCAGTGACAGTTCCATGTCACAGAGCCGCACTTCCCTGGAGAGCTCCGGCTACCGGCTGCTGGAGTCCCCACGGGGTAGTGCTAGGGATGCCAAGCTGGCCCTGGCAGGGAACAGCAGGGTGGGCGAGCGCCGCAGCAAGGAAGGAGACCCGGCTTCCTCCCCGCGCTCCCCCGATTCCATGTCTTCTCAGTCCTCCCCAACTCATCCCCAGGGGGCCCCTGGTACCCCCTCCTCCCACCGGCGACCTCACCCCGACAGAAGAGAGCCGGCCTCACGCTACAAGGCAGCACCGCAGCATGACTTTGCCCTGCTACAGATGGCCAAGCAGCGAAGCTTTGATGTCTCCAATTACCCCAAGCGGTCAGAGCTGAACCTGGACCGGCCGCGTGAAATAGCCCTCTCCCGTAGCTACAGCTTCATGTCTCGGCCGCGCTGCCATGACGAGGATGGCATGCACGAGCGCTTTCTGGTGgccagcagcggcggcggcagtgggtCCGGTGGCCTGCGTTCGGTGGAGTCCACGCCACAGCCGCGCCGCCGCAACAAGCACGATGTGGCCGGCAGCCCCGATTCATCCCTGGGCTCCCACGGCTACCTCAGCCACAGACAGCGCTCAGACAGTTCCGGCCTGGAGAGTCTGGCCACTCCCATGATGCACCGCAAGCAGCGCTCCCTGGAGTCTGGCAAGACCAGGCTGAGGGCAGACCTGCGGCCCAGCAGCAGCGCACACACCAGACTGGTCGCTTCAGATTCTAGTCCCAGTCCCCCGAGTCCCAAGCACGAGTTCTCCCCATTCACCTTTGAGTCTCCCAAGGGGCAGGACAGCGGGGCCTCCACGCTCACTGACAAAGACACTCGCTCCAACTACGGGCGGGGCTCAGCGGACAGCTCGCCACACTCCCAGGTGGACTCTGGCCTGGTGTCCGGCACCACCGGCAGCCGCGGCTCCATCGACAGCAACTCCCGGCGGACGGAGCGGCCGGATAAGGAGACCAAGCACTCCTCCACCGAGGCCACTGCCAAGGTCTCCCCAAGCCGGCCGGCCAGTGAGCGTGAGGGCCGCCGCTgcagccaccgccgccaccaccactgcagcaaGCACCGCACCGGCAACTCAGCCCCAGCCCCCGGCAGTGGCTGCGGTGCCccagccagcaccaccactgctccgtCAGGCACCACAGACAGCGACCGCAGCGACACCCTccagagcagcagcagctccCAGCACCTGGTGCAGGCCAGCAGCGGCACAAACAGCCACAACCACAACTCAAGctcaggcagcagcagcactgcCAAGCAGGCCTCccccagcagtagcagcaagcAGGCTAGCCCCAGCACTGCTGGCACAGGCCGGCAGACCagcccctccaccaccaacaccacctccaccaccaccaccaccaccaccaccaccaccactgctgccgctCCAGGCCGCCAGACCAGTCCACAGCACCACGACCTCACTCACCTCTACTCCAACCTGGAGTATGTGTATGAGCAGCCCGTCTACCAGTACATCATGGAGCAGGCCAAGCTCACAG GTTACCGGTTTGGTGATGCCCTGTTTGAGGATGGCGACTCCCTGCACAGTGATGACTCCGCCGGCCGCCTTGACGACAGCGACGAGTTTGCTGATGACGAGGGCATGTCCAACGCTGACTCCTCCTCACAG GAATACTTGGAGGATGTCAACTACCTGGCTGATGATGAGATGTATTCTGACTTCTACATGCCGTTCAGCTGGAGGAACAAGACCAAGCTGG ATGAAGATGACACAGtcgatggcaccaaagagagcCAGGCACCCTCGGCAGTCCACAGCGGGCCTGGCATTACGGCACCCTCCCCACAGGTGGCTCCCAGGACGTCTCTCCCTTGCACCATCCCCAGCGCTGCCTCCCACGCCCCCATGCCTCCCAACAGCCTCCCCCTGGACACCCAGCATGCCTCACTCAGAAGGAAACAGGACGCAAGCAACCACCAGCCTCTCTACTCACCCATCCTGGAGAagggcgag ctaagtggtggtggtggtggtactggtagtggtggaggacagCTGGGCAACcgtcctctctccatctccatcccGAATATGACTGACCCAACACTCACAACCAACCCTGTGACTGGCTCTCTCCACCGGCCCTCACAG GGGCTGACGGCTCTCTCCCTCATGAAGAAGCCTCCCTCAGAATCAGACTTTGAGCGGtacagcggcggtggcggtggcgaggGGCACAACATGGAGAAGTATGCACAAGAGAACCTCAACATCCACACCCGTGGCCTGTTGAGGAAGAAAGTGCCTGTTGTGGACATGATCTCATGGACAAAG GACCTGATAAGGAAACCCATGCTGGCCACCCTCGACAAGTCCCTAAAGAACCAGGCCTGCGACTTGTTCCGGCTGGTTCAGATCTACATGAGTGACCGCAAACCCAAACCAGGCATGACCCTCAACTCAGTAGGCCTGGATCTGGTGAGCACCTGCTTCAACACAGAGGACCTCAGAGACGAGCTCTTTGTGCAGATCTGCCGCCAAACCACTGAGAATCATAAGAG GGACAGTctgaggagaggatgggagctGCTGGCCATCTGCTTggcattcttccctccttcagacAAATTCAATCCTTACTTGGCTGGCTACATCTCCCGTCACTGCGACCCGGCCTTCTGCTCCATGTTTCCTGATGTTTCCAAGTGGCCCATTCACATCCAG GTTGCTCACTACGCTGGTGTGTGCATGAAGCGTCTGGAGCGAACCACAGTCAACGGCAAGCGGCAGCGGCTGAAGAAACCCACGCTGGAGGAGATTGACCTGGCTCGTCTCCACATCTTCCGAGCCTCCATGTTTGGCAGCACCATTGAGGAGGTCATGGCACTGCAGAGGGACAG GTACCCCCACCGGCGCTTGCCTTGGGTTCAGACTACACTGTCAGAGGAGGTCCTGAGGCTGCAGGGGACCAACACAGAGGGCATATTTAGGGTTCCTGCTGACTTTgaggaa GTACACCAGTTGAAGcaggtggtggaccagtggGAGGTTGGTGACTGTGGTGAAGCCCACGTGTGTGCTGCACTACTCAAGCTGTGGTACCGGGAGCTGTACGAACCCCTCATCCCCGACTCCCTGTACCAGGCTGCCATCAACGCCCATGAGGATCCCCAGCAGGCAGTGGCCCTCGTCAACAACCTTCCAGAGATCAACAGGCTTGTGCTCTCCTATCTCATCAG GTTCCTACAGTACTTTGCCCAGCCAGAGATTGTGGCAGCCACCAAGATGGACGCCAGCAACCTGGCCATGGTAATGGCACCCAACTGCTTGCGCTGCACCAGCGACGACCCTCGCATCATTTACGAGAACACCCGCAAAGAAATGGCCTTCATCCGAACCCTGATACAAAACTTGGACACAGCCTTCATGGAGGGAGTGGTCTGA